One genomic segment of Octopus sinensis linkage group LG22, ASM634580v1, whole genome shotgun sequence includes these proteins:
- the LOC115223300 gene encoding zinc finger protein 492-like — protein sequence MENELCEKEVKYERQSKHIKSYHCDICKKSFPRKRNLAEHKHIHTGEKPCNCDICGKAFSHRSNLIRHRYIHTGEKPYHCNICGKSFSQTNHLASHIHIHTGEKSYHCHTCGKSFSESSQLTTHKRVHTGERPYYCDICGKSFPQSGGLTTHKRIHTGEKPYHCDICGKLFSRTSDLTKHKRVHTGEKPYQCDICGKSFSQTNHLTTHKRLHTG from the coding sequence atggaaaatgaattgTGTGAGAAGGAAGTTAAATATGAAAGACAATCAAAGCATATTAAgtcataccactgtgatatctgtaaaaagtcaTTTCCCCGGAAGAGGAATCTTGccgaacacaaacacattcacacaggagagaaaccatgtaactgtgatatctgtgggaaagcTTTCTCTCATCGAAGCAATTTAATTAGGCACCgatacattcatacaggtgaaaaaccctatcattgtaatatctgtggtaaatccttctcacAAACGAACCACTTGGCCagtcacattcacatacatacaggagagaaatcataCCATTGtcacacctgtggtaaatcattctctgaaagtagtCAGTTAACAACTCATAAAcgtgttcacacaggagagaggccatattactgtgatatctgtggcaaatcattcccACAAAGTGGTGGTTTAACcacacacaaacgtatccatacaggagagaagccatatcactgtgatatctgtggtaaattattctctcgaacaagtgacttaactaaacacaaacgcgtacatacaggagaaaagccatatcaatgtgatatttgtggtaaatccttctctcagaCAAAtcacttaactacacacaaacgccTCCATACAGGATAG